Proteins encoded by one window of Sardina pilchardus chromosome 7, fSarPil1.1, whole genome shotgun sequence:
- the mxra8b gene encoding matrix remodeling-associated protein 8b, with protein MLFLQMFIACLWLQCVFAQARTLSPVVEARNITLPAGSNALLPCHNQRIVWRQDRLRDRQRVVHWDMYRSRPHEGVERVLDLFPGGSERVYTNYNKGRINISPDAFIDGNFSLIIQNVGANDRGLYTCNLHHHYCNIHQALQMQLNVTKSAHKEKRFWDGEKSVFVVLAGSTVVLPCMNRRPLWTEDSQEDQQQVVHWDWQPPGVRPDGAERLVDLYASGEERKYGPHFLREKMNITADAFARGDFSLSISDLQPTEKGLYVCHLHHHYCGLHERRIFRLIVGAPLLRQPVPTRPRELPPTEEPTEKEPTKKLTVVELPFQQNDEDPNTNMVETARVFNVIVPEPRSHFLNQLGYVLAIFLLLTLIVAAVILLTRSRRKRELEYDVRRSERGQSRTAIEMEPTGPKNCNQDDLREFKNNIMKEQAEMSNACTSRVIDLNKEMEKLSWK; from the exons ATGCTCTTCTTACAAA TGTTTATTGCCTGCCTGTGGCTGCAGTGTG TATTCGCCCAGGCTAGAACCCTGAGCCCGGTGGTGGAGGCTCGTAACATCACGCTCCCGGCCGGCTCCAACGCCTTGCTGCCGTGCCACAACCAGCGCATCGTTTGGCGGCAGGACCGCCTGCGGGACCGTCAGCGCGTGGTGCACTGGGACATGTACCGCAGCCGGCCACACGAGGGGGTGGAGCGCGTGCTGGACCTATTCCCCGGGGGCAGCGAACGCGTCTACACCAACTACAACAAGGGCCGCATCAACATCTCGCCCGATGCCTTCATTGATGGCAACTTCTCACTCATCATTCAAA ATGTGGGGGCGAATGACAGAGGCCTCTACACATGCAATCTGCATCACCACTACTGCAACATCCACCAGGCCCTTCAGATGCAGCTCAATGTCACCAAGTCAG CCCATAAGGAGAAGCGCTTTTGGGACGGAGAgaagtctgtgtttgtggtgcTGGCGGGGAGCACCGTAGTTCTGCCGTGCATGAACCGGCGGCCGCTGTGGACCGAGGACAGCCAGGAGGACCAGCAGCAGGTGGTCCACTGGGACTGGCAGCCGCCGGGCGTGCGTCCAGACGGCGCCGAGCGCCTGGTGGACCTCTACGCCTCGGGCGAGGAGCGCAAGTACGGGCCGCACTTCCTGCGCGAGAAGATGAACATCACGGCGGACGCCTTCGCGCGCGGCGACTTCTCCCTCAGCATCTCGGACCTGCAGCCCACGGAGAAGGGCCTGTACGTCTGCCACCTGCACCACCACTACTGCGGCCTGCACGAGAGGCGCATCTTCCGCCTCATCGTGGGCGCTCCCCTTCTTCGGCAGCCCGTCCCCACAAGACCCCGGGAGCTCCCTCCGACAGAAGAGCCTACCGAAAAGGAGCCCACCAAGAAGCTCACTGTTGTTGAGCTCCCCTTCCAGCAGAATGACGAGGATCCAA ACACAAACATGGTGGAGACGGCGCGTGTTTTCAATGTCATCGTGCCAGAGCCACGCAGTCACTTCCTCAACCAGCTCGGCTACGTCTTGGCCATCTTCCTCCTGCTCACTCTCATCGTCGCCGCGGTGATCTTGCTCACACGGAGCCGCAGGAAGAGAG AGCTGGAGTATGATGTGCGTAGATCTGAACG GGGACAGTCGAGGACAGCCATTGAGATGGAGCCCACTGGCCCGAAGAACTGCAATCAGGATGACCTCAGGG AGTTCAAGAACAACATAATGAAGGAGCAGGCAGAGATGTCCAATGCCTGTACTTCAAGAGTCATAGATCTCAATAAAG AAATGGAGAAGCTGTCATGGAAGTGA
- the aurkaip1 gene encoding aurora kinase A-interacting protein gives MFLSKVAARLSLVSRLSGTLHHQSQSLSCTLGRSWPARCQSFSITHRRFNSAADNKVPPKLWMPLEPELEEVLVPRKLAVSPLESWLSLRYSLPTPDAAQPLEEGDVVVEAVVLPPASYPVLEGEEGNTPLSCKNVLEIRRRKMNRHKYKKLLKRTKFLRRRVKEGRIKRKQSRFEKDLTRIWKKAGLKKAPEGWTMPQIFSRQY, from the exons ATGTTTCTATCCAAAGTGGCTGCACGTTTAAGTCTGGTATCCAGACTTAGTG GTACCCTTCATCATCAATCACAATCCCTTAGCTGTACTCTGGGGCGCTCTTGGCCTGCACGATGCCAGTCTTTTTCCATCACACACCGGCGCTTCAATTCGGCAGCAGACAATAAAGTCCCTCCTAAGCTCTGGATGCCCTTAGAGCCAGAGCTGGAGGAGGTCCTAGTCCCCCGTAAGCTCGCCGTGTCGCCACTAGAGAGCTGGCTCTCCCTGCGCTACTCTCTCCCCACGCCGGATGCAGCCCAGCCCTTGGAGGAAGGggatgtggtggtggaggctgtgGTTCTGCCCCCTGCCTCTTACCCTGtgctggagggagaggagggcaaCACTCCCCTCAGCTGCAAGAACGTGCTGGAGATCCGGCGACGGAAGATGAACAGGCACAAGTACAAGAAGCTGCTGAAGCGCACCAAGTTcctgaggaggagagtgaaagagggcaGGATCAAAAGGAAACAG TCCCGCTTTGAGAAAGATCTTACAAGAATCTGGAAGAAAGCTGGATTGAAAAAGGCACCAGAAGGATGGACTATGCCCCAAATTTTCAGCAGGCAATATTAG